The following are from one region of the Paenalkalicoccus suaedae genome:
- a CDS encoding response regulator transcription factor produces the protein MAQKVLVVDDEESIVTLLQFNLEQGGFEVTTAENGREGFNKAMENSFDLIVLDLMLPEMDGLEVCKELRQNKVSTPILMLTAKDDEFDKVLGLELGADDYLTKPFSPREVVARVRAILRRMQAQPPTEKPQEINKVSFGDVEIHPDNYEVFLKGKPLELTPKEFELLVYLTNNKGRVLTRDQLLNAVWNYEFVGDTRIVDVHISHLREKIEPNTKKPTYIKTIRGLGYKLEASQ, from the coding sequence ATGGCACAAAAAGTGCTTGTGGTTGATGATGAAGAATCAATTGTAACATTGTTACAGTTTAATCTTGAGCAAGGTGGCTTTGAGGTTACTACAGCGGAGAATGGTAGAGAAGGTTTTAATAAAGCAATGGAAAATTCGTTTGATCTAATTGTTTTAGATCTCATGCTTCCTGAAATGGACGGCCTTGAAGTATGTAAAGAGCTTAGACAAAATAAGGTCTCAACTCCTATTCTGATGCTTACAGCAAAGGATGACGAGTTTGATAAGGTGCTTGGCTTAGAGTTAGGTGCTGATGACTACTTAACAAAGCCCTTTAGCCCTAGAGAGGTAGTGGCTCGAGTTCGTGCGATATTACGACGTATGCAAGCCCAACCTCCTACCGAAAAACCACAGGAAATTAACAAAGTGAGCTTCGGTGACGTGGAGATTCACCCTGATAACTATGAAGTTTTCCTTAAAGGAAAGCCATTAGAGCTTACGCCAAAAGAATTTGAACTGCTTGTTTATTTAACAAATAATAAGGGCAGAGTACTGACACGTGATCAGCTATTAAATGCGGTCTGGAACTACGAATTTGTTGGAGATACTCGAATAGTTGATGTGCATATTAGCCATTTGAGAGAAAAGATTGAGCCAAACACGAAGAAGCCAACCTATATAAAGACAATAAGAGGTCTTGGTTATAAGCTTGAGGCGTCACAGTAA
- a CDS encoding MaoC/PaaZ C-terminal domain-containing protein, with translation MFSKRKTLGKTFKDCQVGDEFEQTIEIKDKDILLYLGFTDDANPIYIQHDYATRTPYKRPIVPQVMLHGMITKAVSMHLPGPGSVIMKESHSYDKPVYHYESVHLKLTLVEKREKEHQVVIRVEMRDQLEDVVISSELVVAPPYPWKSMTEEEGTFENF, from the coding sequence ATGTTTTCGAAAAGAAAAACGCTCGGTAAGACATTCAAAGACTGTCAGGTAGGCGACGAATTTGAACAAACAATCGAGATAAAAGATAAGGATATTTTGCTATACTTAGGTTTTACGGATGATGCAAATCCGATCTATATTCAGCATGATTATGCGACGCGAACGCCTTATAAACGCCCGATCGTGCCTCAAGTAATGCTACACGGCATGATTACAAAGGCCGTGTCGATGCACCTGCCTGGTCCTGGATCTGTTATTATGAAAGAATCGCACTCCTACGATAAACCAGTGTATCACTACGAATCTGTACATCTAAAGCTTACTCTTGTCGAAAAGCGAGAAAAAGAGCATCAGGTTGTGATACGTGTAGAAATGCGCGATCAGCTCGAGGATGTAGTCATTTCAAGTGAACTCGTAGTCGCGCCGCCATATCCGTGGAAGTCTATGACCGAAGAAGAAGGAACGTTTGAGAATTTTTAA
- the mdh gene encoding malate dehydrogenase, translating to MTTIKRRKITVVGGGFTGTTTALMAAQKELGDVVLIDIPNNENPTKGKALDMLEASPVQGFDSHIIGTSNYEDTAESDIVVITAGIPRKPGMSRDDLISTNAGIMKSVTKEIVKYSPDCFIIVLTNPVDAMTYTVYKESGFPKNRVIGQSGVLDTARFNTFIARELNVSVEDVQGFVLGGHGDDMVPMLRYSSVGGIPVEKLIEKDRLEQIVERTRKGGGEIVNLLGNGSAYYAPAAAITQMIEAIVKDKKRILPTIAYLEGEYGYSDLYLGVPTILGGSGIEKVFELELTDEEKAALDKSADSVRDVMKAL from the coding sequence ATGACTACGATCAAACGTCGAAAAATAACTGTCGTTGGCGGTGGATTCACAGGTACAACGACAGCTTTAATGGCTGCTCAGAAGGAGCTCGGGGATGTCGTATTAATCGATATTCCAAATAACGAGAATCCGACAAAAGGGAAAGCACTCGATATGTTAGAAGCGAGTCCCGTTCAAGGCTTTGACTCTCATATAATTGGTACCTCAAACTATGAGGATACAGCTGAATCAGACATTGTTGTTATCACTGCCGGTATTCCGAGAAAACCTGGTATGAGTCGTGATGATTTAATTAGCACAAATGCTGGAATTATGAAAAGTGTTACGAAGGAAATCGTAAAATATTCACCTGACTGCTTTATTATTGTATTAACAAATCCAGTTGATGCGATGACGTACACGGTTTATAAGGAATCTGGATTCCCTAAGAATCGTGTTATTGGTCAGTCTGGCGTACTTGATACAGCGCGCTTTAACACGTTTATTGCAAGAGAACTAAATGTCTCTGTAGAGGACGTGCAAGGCTTTGTATTAGGTGGTCACGGTGACGATATGGTTCCGATGCTACGCTACAGCTCTGTCGGAGGTATTCCGGTAGAAAAGCTAATTGAAAAGGATCGTCTCGAGCAAATCGTCGAGCGAACTCGTAAGGGTGGCGGCGAGATTGTCAATTTACTTGGTAATGGAAGCGCGTATTATGCGCCAGCTGCTGCGATCACGCAAATGATTGAAGCAATTGTAAAGGATAAAAAACGCATCCTTCCAACTATTGCTTACTTAGAAGGAGAGTACGGCTATTCCGATCTTTATTTAGGCGTACCAACTATCCTTGGTGGTAGCGGTATTGAGAAAGTGTTTGAGCTTGAATTAACAGACGAGGAGAAAGCTGCGCTTGATAAATCAGCCGACTCTGTTCGCGATGTAATGAAAGCATTATAG
- the icd gene encoding NADP-dependent isocitrate dehydrogenase, translated as MSGQKITVTNGEVNVPNNPIIPYIEGDGIGPDIWKAASRVIEAAVDKAYNGEKSIEWKEVLAGEKAFEQTGEWLPEATLDTIREYIIAIKGPLTTPIGGGFRSLNVALRQELDLFACVRPVRWFNGVPSPVKRPEDTDMVIFRENSEDIYAGIEYQEGTDEAKKLIDFLQNEMGATKIRFPETSGIGIKPVSKEGTERLVRAALQYAVDEGRKSLTLVHKGNIMKFTEGAFKNWGYEVAEKEFGDKVFTWAQYDRIVEEQGKDAANEAQSKAEAEGKIIVKDSIADIFLQQILTRPKEFDVVATMNLNGDYVSDALAAQVGGIGIAPGANINYDSGHAIFEATHGTAPKYAGQDKVNPSSVLLSGVLMLRHLGWGEAADMIEQAMDKTIASKTVTYDFARLMDGATEVKCSEFGDALISNL; from the coding sequence ATGTCAGGACAAAAGATTACTGTAACTAACGGAGAAGTAAACGTACCAAATAACCCAATTATCCCTTATATCGAGGGTGACGGAATTGGACCAGACATCTGGAAAGCAGCTTCACGTGTTATTGAAGCTGCCGTAGACAAAGCTTACAATGGCGAGAAGTCCATTGAGTGGAAAGAAGTTTTAGCTGGTGAGAAAGCATTCGAACAAACAGGCGAATGGCTACCAGAAGCAACACTTGATACAATCCGCGAGTATATCATCGCAATTAAGGGCCCTCTAACAACGCCAATCGGCGGCGGTTTCCGCTCGTTAAACGTAGCACTTCGTCAAGAGCTTGACCTCTTTGCGTGTGTTCGTCCAGTTCGTTGGTTCAACGGTGTACCTTCACCTGTTAAGCGTCCAGAAGATACAGATATGGTTATCTTCCGTGAGAACTCTGAGGATATCTATGCAGGAATCGAGTATCAAGAAGGAACAGACGAAGCGAAGAAGCTTATTGACTTCCTACAAAACGAAATGGGAGCAACGAAGATTCGTTTCCCTGAAACTTCTGGTATCGGTATTAAGCCAGTATCAAAAGAAGGTACAGAGCGTCTTGTACGTGCGGCGCTTCAGTATGCAGTAGACGAAGGACGTAAGAGCCTTACACTTGTTCACAAAGGTAATATCATGAAGTTTACTGAAGGAGCTTTCAAAAACTGGGGCTACGAAGTTGCTGAAAAAGAATTTGGTGATAAAGTATTCACTTGGGCTCAATATGACCGCATCGTAGAAGAGCAAGGCAAAGATGCTGCAAACGAAGCTCAGTCTAAAGCAGAAGCAGAAGGAAAAATCATCGTAAAAGATTCTATCGCTGATATTTTCCTACAGCAAATCCTTACTCGTCCAAAAGAGTTTGATGTAGTAGCAACAATGAACCTAAACGGTGACTATGTTTCTGACGCATTAGCAGCTCAAGTAGGCGGAATCGGTATCGCGCCAGGAGCAAATATTAACTACGATTCTGGACACGCTATCTTTGAAGCAACTCACGGTACTGCACCGAAGTATGCGGGACAAGATAAAGTAAACCCATCATCTGTCCTTCTATCGGGCGTACTAATGCTTCGCCACTTAGGATGGGGAGAAGCTGCGGACATGATCGAGCAGGCAATGGATAAGACGATTGCAAGCAAGACAGTAACGTATGACTTCGCTCGTCTCATGGATGGGGCTACGGAAGTGAAATGTTCGGAATTTGGTGACGCACTAATTAGCAACCTATAA
- the citZ gene encoding citrate synthase, which translates to MSSTKGLEGVVATTSSVSSIIDGVLTYHGYNIDDLADNASFEEVVYLLWNHKLPTKSELDSFKKELAKAASVPSEVIDQLRSFPIDKVHPMAALRTAVSNLGLFDEEADEADEEANKRKAIKLQAQMPTIVTAFARIRQGKDPIAPKEELSFAANFLYMLNGEEPDAISEEAFNKALVLHADHELNASTFTARVCVATLSDMYSGVTAAIGALKGPLHGGANERVMQMLAEIGEADKAEAYIKDALSRKVKIMGFGHRVYKDGDPRAKHLKEMSRQLTDITGETKWYEMSVKIDEIVVGEKGLLPNVDFYSASVYHSLGIDHDLFTPIFAVSRVSGWIAHILEQYENNRLIRPRAEYTGPDKQEWISIEDR; encoded by the coding sequence ATGAGTTCAACTAAAGGATTAGAAGGTGTAGTAGCTACTACATCAAGCGTAAGTTCGATTATTGATGGCGTGTTAACATACCACGGCTATAACATTGACGATCTAGCAGATAATGCAAGTTTTGAAGAGGTTGTTTACCTGCTTTGGAACCACAAATTACCTACTAAATCTGAGCTAGATTCCTTCAAAAAGGAGCTTGCAAAAGCGGCTTCTGTACCTTCCGAAGTAATTGATCAGCTACGTTCATTCCCTATTGATAAAGTCCATCCTATGGCGGCGTTACGCACGGCTGTTTCAAACTTAGGATTGTTTGATGAAGAGGCTGACGAAGCAGATGAAGAGGCTAATAAGCGAAAAGCAATTAAGTTACAGGCTCAAATGCCGACAATCGTAACTGCTTTTGCTCGCATCAGACAAGGGAAAGATCCAATCGCACCAAAAGAGGAGCTTAGCTTTGCAGCTAACTTCCTATACATGCTAAATGGAGAAGAGCCAGACGCAATCTCCGAAGAAGCATTCAATAAAGCATTAGTGCTTCACGCAGATCATGAGCTAAATGCTTCTACATTTACGGCTCGCGTATGTGTAGCAACATTATCTGACATGTACTCAGGCGTTACAGCAGCAATCGGTGCGCTTAAAGGTCCACTTCACGGTGGAGCAAACGAGCGCGTGATGCAAATGCTTGCTGAAATTGGCGAAGCTGATAAAGCAGAAGCGTACATTAAGGATGCTTTATCTCGTAAAGTTAAAATCATGGGCTTCGGTCACCGTGTTTATAAAGATGGCGACCCACGTGCGAAGCACCTAAAAGAAATGTCACGTCAATTGACGGATATTACTGGTGAAACGAAGTGGTATGAGATGTCTGTGAAGATCGATGAGATTGTTGTAGGCGAAAAAGGCTTATTACCAAACGTTGATTTCTACTCTGCATCTGTTTATCACAGCTTAGGCATTGATCATGACTTATTTACACCAATCTTTGCTGTAAGCCGTGTATCTGGTTGGATTGCGCACATTTTAGAGCAATACGAAAACAACCGTCTTATCCGTCCGCGTGCGGAATATACGGGTCCAGATAAGCAAGAGTGGATTTCCATCGAAGATCGTTAA
- a CDS encoding DUF441 domain-containing protein, translating into MSQATIFMLILLAIGMFAKNQSLIIACAFLLIVQWSGLGDRILPFAQSRGIQIGVTIITIAVLVPIVTGEIGLRDLQGAIKSSYAWIALGSGIFVAIIAANGIDLLQNDPHITVALVVGTILAVALFGGVAVGPLIGAGIAYLAMRAVQFFSSLGG; encoded by the coding sequence ATGTCACAGGCTACTATCTTTATGCTCATTTTACTTGCGATAGGCATGTTTGCTAAGAATCAGTCTCTTATAATAGCCTGCGCATTTTTGCTTATCGTGCAATGGAGCGGATTAGGGGATCGAATTCTACCGTTTGCGCAATCAAGAGGTATTCAAATAGGAGTAACAATTATTACAATAGCTGTGCTTGTACCGATAGTAACGGGTGAGATTGGCTTACGTGATTTGCAGGGAGCGATAAAATCTTCCTATGCATGGATTGCGCTTGGTTCAGGAATATTCGTTGCGATTATCGCAGCAAACGGGATAGATCTCCTGCAAAATGATCCACACATTACTGTAGCGCTAGTAGTAGGAACAATCCTCGCTGTCGCTCTGTTTGGTGGGGTTGCGGTAGGTCCTTTAATTGGCGCTGGTATCGCGTATTTAGCAATGCGGGCTGTACAATTTTTCTCCTCATTAGGTGGCTAA
- a CDS encoding FxsA family protein, with product MGRIFLLLMIIVPALEIVVFILAGNWIGIWPTFGLIVLTGIIGAWLAKKEGLQAYRRAQLKSQQGMVPGEEMLDGVCILIGGLLLLTPGFLTDTVGFLLLLPPTRKGFKQILQRFFQKMASNGNFIYMNGMGRKF from the coding sequence ATGGGTAGAATATTTCTGCTACTAATGATCATCGTACCAGCTCTTGAAATAGTTGTATTTATCTTGGCTGGGAATTGGATAGGCATCTGGCCAACATTTGGACTGATCGTATTAACAGGTATCATAGGCGCGTGGCTTGCTAAAAAAGAGGGGCTACAAGCGTATAGAAGAGCGCAACTCAAGTCTCAACAAGGCATGGTGCCCGGCGAGGAAATGCTTGATGGAGTCTGTATTTTAATTGGTGGACTACTACTTCTCACACCCGGATTCCTAACCGATACGGTTGGTTTCTTACTACTGCTACCGCCAACACGCAAAGGCTTTAAGCAAATCCTCCAGCGTTTCTTTCAAAAAATGGCGTCAAATGGTAACTTTATTTACATGAACGGGATGGGAAGAAAGTTTTAA
- the pyk gene encoding pyruvate kinase — translation MRKTKIVCTIGPASESKEKLTKLIDAGMNVSRLNFSHGDFEEHGARIKSIREAAKEANKSVAILLDTKGPEIRTQTLEGGVAELEKGQKLRVSMTEVVGNNEVISITYPGLVKDVEVGSKLLLDDGLIELLVTEVRDEELITEVLNSGTLKNKKGVNVPNVSVNLPGITEKDANDILFGIEQDVDFIAASFVRRASDVLEIRELLEKNQAAHIQIIPKIENQEGVDNIDEILEVSDGLMVARGDLGVEIPAEEVPLVQKMLIKKCNRLGKPVITATQMLDSMQRNPRPTRAEASDVANAIFDGTDAIMLSGETAAGTYPVESVNTMANIAVRAESALKHEEILRRISKESEHTITEAISQSVAHTALNLEASAILTATQSGHTAKMISKYRPEATIVAVTSDERVSRSLSLVWGVDAHVGKAVDTTDEMLQLSVDEATKTGLVKNGDLVVITAGVPVGETGTTNLMKIHVVGEVLASGQGIGRKVTKGNVVIAKTAEEAIRKTQTGDILVTTMTDRDMMEAFEKASAVITEQGGLTSHAAVVGLNLGIPVVVGVENATNLLNDGELITVDGTQGKIYKGSASIL, via the coding sequence ATGAGGAAAACGAAAATTGTTTGTACGATCGGACCAGCAAGTGAGTCGAAAGAGAAATTAACAAAGCTAATTGACGCTGGGATGAACGTATCTCGCCTAAACTTCTCTCACGGAGATTTTGAAGAGCACGGAGCTCGTATTAAATCGATTCGTGAAGCTGCAAAGGAAGCAAACAAAAGTGTAGCTATTCTTTTAGACACTAAGGGTCCTGAGATTCGTACGCAAACGTTAGAAGGTGGCGTGGCTGAGCTTGAAAAAGGTCAAAAACTTCGCGTTTCAATGACAGAAGTAGTTGGTAATAACGAAGTCATCTCTATCACGTATCCTGGTCTTGTTAAGGATGTAGAGGTAGGATCAAAGCTACTATTAGACGATGGACTTATCGAGCTACTAGTAACGGAAGTGCGTGACGAAGAGCTAATCACAGAAGTGTTAAACAGTGGCACACTTAAAAATAAAAAAGGCGTTAACGTACCAAACGTGAGCGTAAACCTTCCTGGTATTACAGAAAAGGATGCAAATGATATCCTATTCGGTATCGAGCAAGATGTAGACTTTATCGCAGCATCATTTGTTCGTCGCGCTTCGGACGTTCTTGAAATTCGTGAGCTTCTTGAAAAGAACCAAGCTGCACACATTCAAATTATTCCTAAGATCGAAAACCAAGAGGGTGTCGACAATATCGACGAAATCCTTGAAGTTTCTGACGGACTAATGGTTGCTCGTGGAGACCTTGGCGTAGAGATTCCAGCTGAAGAGGTACCACTTGTACAAAAAATGCTTATCAAAAAGTGTAACCGTCTAGGTAAGCCAGTTATCACTGCGACTCAAATGCTTGATTCAATGCAACGTAACCCACGCCCAACGCGCGCGGAAGCATCTGACGTAGCAAACGCAATCTTTGATGGCACAGATGCTATCATGCTTTCTGGTGAAACAGCAGCAGGAACGTATCCGGTAGAATCAGTAAACACAATGGCTAACATTGCCGTGCGCGCTGAGTCTGCGTTAAAGCACGAAGAAATTCTTCGTCGTATTTCTAAAGAGAGCGAGCACACAATCACTGAAGCAATCAGCCAATCTGTGGCTCACACTGCGTTAAACCTTGAGGCATCTGCTATTCTGACAGCTACTCAAAGTGGACACACAGCTAAAATGATTTCGAAGTATCGTCCAGAAGCTACGATCGTTGCTGTAACTAGCGACGAGCGTGTAAGCCGTTCTCTATCTCTAGTATGGGGTGTAGACGCGCACGTAGGTAAAGCAGTAGATACAACAGACGAAATGCTTCAGCTTTCTGTTGACGAAGCAACGAAGACTGGTCTAGTGAAAAACGGAGACCTGGTTGTTATTACAGCTGGTGTTCCAGTTGGTGAAACAGGTACAACAAACCTTATGAAGATCCACGTTGTTGGAGAAGTATTAGCTTCTGGTCAAGGTATTGGCCGCAAGGTGACAAAGGGGAACGTTGTTATTGCGAAAACTGCTGAAGAAGCAATCCGCAAAACACAAACTGGTGACATCCTTGTAACAACAATGACAGACCGCGACATGATGGAAGCATTCGAAAAAGCAAGTGCTGTCATCACAGAGCAGGGCGGATTAACATCTCACGCTGCCGTAGTAGGTCTTAACCTTGGAATCCCTGTAGTAGTTGGCGTTGAAAACGCAACGAACTTATTAAATGACGGTGAACTAATCACAGTCGATGGTACACAAGGGAAAATCTACAAAGGTTCAGCTAGCATTCTATAA